A region of Haliotis asinina isolate JCU_RB_2024 chromosome 9, JCU_Hal_asi_v2, whole genome shotgun sequence DNA encodes the following proteins:
- the LOC137296842 gene encoding uncharacterized protein, with the protein MAGFGCSEIVLPVLLVLLLTTAFAESTTVGSKKVVPPQNPIFHHGKCEFFLTDSSIPDDLVEVFENGVKVIKFNVKFKDYHDDILAAKGGDIFRPNLWIRSPSGQGLRLLMLDDNFEILSLTLLGIGVVEIDVQLDEKPYGCMNHLTSEERVNKTRTILLNDFQLPNPGEKGSSSNTEYICNMRIVPVGQVANFVYHCCHIDPDGNEICEDIHHDVWVNVLLTCILVLKILVVLYSPSFIPENLYRRRFIATDYTYHIPSCNKRIRIVKSIGDKYPPDIPRIPIQKLKRLENLKKSIDQMQADRIYELDRIHFSVESRKLLAENCVPVSMTKMIYDNIFRCKIRSLDSLKPCCNAGLCNITASCSKAVTWYKCLKYFAKMILLCLLIIPWIIRLIVYYSYEADITEEKHQAARRLQAGLQFEGSFTHYLTPLHGMFVVMYIIASTDYLTYGCLTKTMKNRFKLILRKCLQGMREQSSSNVYGMAVALALVPCEKFGILGFLLVPLYWLILMPVMLPILAVYTFPALNLTVRLFVFVCPDVVKNCLKKVFDFLKTKLDWKDTVMFKGKQRWSKRIVCIHISIIIMCLSSFWSLTFLLMECISFFVEVAAYTLIGIIVNSDAALQYITVVFLIGVYAKTSFGRVHSKYLEYHNVIQEQLLSKKQDEMKKTARQDSDVQENTVFRIHNLSTDAENSPGIEVEVKEGRIFWKTRGMLVFLNSLDQPFTPHKFFFETIDMNYFGCPGKLWQNTLTAFYDFMKIMVFIFFVLVVVLAFGTQFSTTNQMLATLAGGFVPFVFQNFFMKGSGSFTIDTESIQFVAEFNNTIERYTQKWPIADKSLFVSLSESDAAVNINEEGFVGGDEQANRDGNEGNRDASSLTHRSVDVIVQMEHPKHVEVLIGDVNRTSASCKLTEDFNNQTAQGLQFGMV; encoded by the coding sequence ATGGCGGGGTTTGGTTGCAGTGAGATTGTCTTGCCTGTGCTGCTTGTGCTGCTACTGACAACTGCTTTTGCTGAATCGACTACTGTGGGGAGTAAAAAGGTAGTCCCACCACAGAACCCCATCTTCCACCACGGGAAATGTGAGTTTTTCCTTACGGATTCCAGTATTCCGGATGATCTCGTCGAGGTATTCGAAAACGGTGTCAAAGTGATCAAGTTTAATGTGAAATTCAAAGATTACCACGATGATATTTTAGCTGCGAAAGGTGGCGATATATTTCGCCCTAACCTGTGGATACGATCCCCCAGCGGTCAAGGACTACGGTTGTTAATGTTGGACGACAACTTTGAAATACTGTCGTTGACGTTGCTGGGAATAGGCGTTGTAGAGATTGACGTGCAACTTGACGAGAAGCCATATGGATGCATGAATCATCTGACTTCAGAGGAACGAGTGAACAAGACAAGGACCATACTACTTAATGACTTTCAGTTACCTAACCCAGGTGAGAAGGGAAGTTCCAGTAACACTGAATACATATGCAACATGAGAATTGTCCCAGTTGGGCAAGTGGCTAACTTTGTGTATCACTGTTGCCACATTGATCCAGATGGTAATGAAATTTGTGAAGATATCCATCATGATGTTTGGGTCAATGTTCTTTTGACTTGCATCCTGGTCTTAAAGATATTGGTGGTACTGTATAGTCCGTCATTTATTCCTGAAAATCTCTACAGAAGAAGGTTCATAGCCACAGATTACACTTACCATATCCCCAGCTGTAACAAGAGGATAAGGATTGTGAAGAGTATTGGTGACAAATATCCTCCAGACATACCTCGAATCCCGATCCAGAAACTAAAACGACTGGAAAACCTGAAGAAGTCCATTGACCAAATGCAAGCTGACAGAATATATGAGCTCGACCGTATTCACTTCTCGGTGGAATCAAGGAAGCTTTTGGCAGAGAACTGTGTCCCAGTATCTATGACAAAAATGATATATGACAATATATTTCGCTGCAAAATAAGATCCCTCGATTCTTTGAAACCTTGCTGTAATGCAGGACTGTGTAATATCACTGCGAGCTGTTCTAAAGCTGTTACCTGGTAcaaatgtctgaaatattttgcaaaaatgaTCCTTCTTTGCCTCCTGATCATCCCATGGATTATAAGATTGATAGTGTATTACTCATACGAGGCAGATATCACAGAAGAGAAGCACCAAGCAGCAAGGCGTCTCCAAGCTGGATTACAGTTTGAAGGGAGTTTCACCCACTACCTAACTCCTCTGCATGGAATGTTTGTAGTGATGTACATCATAGCTTCCACAGATTACCTTACATACGGATGCCttacaaaaacaatgaaaaatagaTTCAAATTGATCCTCAGAAAATGTCTTCAAGGCATGCGTGAACAGTCGTCTTCGAATGTTTATGGAATGGCGGTTGCTCTTGCACTCGTTCCTTGTGAAAAATTTGGAATACTTGGTTTTCTCCTAGTTCCACTCTACTGGCTTATTCTCATGCCAGTGATGCTCCCCATCTTGGCAGTCTACACATTTCCAGCTCTTAACCTGACCGTTcgtctgtttgtgtttgtatgtcCCGATGTGGTGAAAAACTGCTTAAAGAAGGTTTTTGACTTTCTGAAGACGAAACTTGATTGGAAGGACACAGTGATGTTTAAAGGAAAGCAACGCTGGTCAAAAAGGATAGTGTGCATTCATATTTCCATCATCATTATGTGTCTGTCATCCTTCTGGTCCCTTACATTTCTGTTGATGGAGTGCATATCGTTCTTCGTAGAAGTGGCAGCTTACACTCTTATTGGTATCATAGTCAACTCTGATGCTGCTCTTCAATACATCACTGTCGTATTCCTCATTGGCGTCTATGCCAAAACCTCTTTCGGACGAGTTCATTCAAAATATCTGGAATACCACAACGTTATCCAGGAGCAGTTGCTTAGTAAGAAACAAGATGAAATGAAGAAGACGGCCAGGCAAGATTCTGACGTCCAAGAAAACACCGTATTCCGTATCCACAATCTGAGCACTGACGCTGAGAACAGCCCAGGGATCGAGGTTGAAGTGAAGGAGGGACGTATATTTTGGAAAACAAGGGGTATGCTGGTGTTCCTCAACAGCTTAGATCAACCGTTCACACCACACAAGTTCttttttgaaacaattgatatgAACTATTTTGGCTGCCCTGGAAAGTTATGGCAGAACACTCTCACTGCCTTTTATGACTTCATGAAGATCATGGTGTTCATATTTTTTGTGTTGGTTGTTGTGCTTGCTTTTGGAACACAGTTTTCCACGACTAATCAGATGTTGGCGACCCTCGCGGGGGGATTTGTGCCCTTTGTTTTCCAGAACTTTTTCATGAAAGGATCAGGCTCATTTACCATTGACACAGAAAGTATCCAGTTTGTCGCAGAGTTTAACAACACTATTGAAAGGTACACACAGAAATGGCCCATTGCTGATAAAAGTCTCTTTGTGTCACTTTCTGAATCAGATGCtgcagtaaatatcaatgaggAGGGATTTGTTGGTGGTGACGAACAGGCGAATCGAGATGGCAATGAGGGAAATAGGGACGCTTCGTCACTCACCCATAGATCTGTTGATGTTATAGTTCAAATGGAACACCCTAAGCACGTTGAAGTTCTTATTGGTGATGTAAACAGGACCAGTGCATCTTGTAAACTGACAGAAGACTTCAACAATCAGACCGCGCAGGGTTTACAGTTTGGCATGGTGTAG
- the LOC137296222 gene encoding uncharacterized protein: MAAFLCVYVLWSVLLFDSVLAATTAAPNITSNVGESTTVSLSTTSKRTRMYIGVQCELIPSDSKLSDKLSEAKKSGTKLIKFNLKITGSPGDMFTANDSDLFRPNLWIKTASTQGRSLLMLDDNFQVLSLSLLGIGVVTVDVELDEKPHGCVTLLTTEQRVNLTRYLVTNDFRLPGPGEKSLSLSKDELICNMRIVPVSGRANFVHKCCHTDADGNTSCEDIHPDIWINVLLTCILIIKVLVVLYSPSFIPETFYRDKYTATDYAYPIPGHNERIGIVTTSQDDVYPSGIPRIRLSQLTGLKSVKESLNKLQADKIYEITKIHLSVEAGKLLSDNYVPVSVVKMIYDNVFRCQIRRIPFLKSCCDAPLCDFINSCKVFTWFRCMRVFGQLILLCLLAVPWIIRLIVYYTYESDITEEKRQAAERLKTGMPFDRSFILYFTPLHWIFLVVYTIVLIDFFVYGILKQSMKSQLKFILRNSLQGMHGRSNFSAYGWTIALALLPFKRFGLLGFLLVPLYWILPLPIVIPLLAFYTFPALNFSIRLFIFVCPHSVVNSFKKLFNFMKRTLHLKNIDDEEFRGKDEMSTTKLFIHLFMIIICLTSFWSLTFLLMECLSFFVEVGVYTLMGIIVNSLATMKYVTVVFLIGLYAKTSFNEVYEKYLAYHKVIRGQLLTMKHDEMKIVGRVDADVQENTAFRVQSSDVAGGSSSGFGLDMKDGSLRWKTKGLLVFLNNVDRSFTPEKFFFETIKMNHDGCPGKLWKNTLAAFNSFMKIMVFLLFVVLVVLAFGTQLSTTNQMLATLAGGFIPFVFRKFFASGSGSFTVDTENIQFLSEFNRTIANYTQKWAVADRNLTVSTDQMYPTKTEGGVAEDVGNDNANMGHTEETEGTSTLTDRHVDVIVIMDSNNDVVLEHVDIEMRESKFDKESC, encoded by the coding sequence ATGGCGGCGTTCTTGTGTGTGTACGTTCTCTGGTCAGTGTTGTTATTTGACTCTGTCCTTGCGGCAACGACAGCAGCACCAAACATTACAAGCAACGTTGGAGAAAGCACAACAGTGTCCCTTTCTACAACCTCCAAGCGAACAAGGATGTACATTGGTGTACAATGTGAACTCATTCCTTCAGATTCCAAACTTTCTGACAAGCTCAGCGAAGCTAAGAAAAGCGGCACGAAACTGATCAAGTTTAATCTGAAAATAACAGGTTCTCCTGGTGATATGTTCACGGCGAATGACAGTGATTTGTTTCGTCCGAATCTATGGATAAAGACTGCTAGTACTCAAGGACGAAGTTTGTTGATGTTGGATGACAACTTCCAAGTTCTGTCTTTGTCGTTGCTTGGGATAGGAGTTGTTACCGTGGACGTGGAACTTGACGAGAAGCCTCATGGATGTGTGACTCTTTTGACAACCGAGCAACGAGTAAATCTGACAAGGTATTTAGTGACTAATGATTTCCGTTTACCTGGGCCAGGTGAGAAGAGTCTGAGTCTGAGCAAGGATGAACTCATTTGCAACATGCGAATAGTTCCTGTGAGTGGAAGGGCTAACTTTGTTCATAAGTGTTGTCACACTGATGCAGATGGTAACACCTCCTGTGAAGATATTCATCCAGATATATGGATCAATGTGCTTCTGACGTGCATATTGATCATCAAGGTATTGGTTGTCCTATATAGTCCTTCATTTATCCCAGAAACTTTTTACAGGGATAAATACACTGCAACAGATTATGCTTATCCAATTCCTGGACATAATGAGAGAATTGGGATTGTGACGACCTCTCAAGACGATGTCTATCCAAGTGGAATCCCTCGAATCAGACTTAGTCAGCTTACAGGATTAAAATCAGTAAAGGAGTCTCTCAACAAACTTCAGGctgacaaaatatatgaaatcaCCAAGATTCACCTCTCCGTGGAAGCTGGGAAACTTTTGTCCGACAATTACGTGCCTGTTTCTGTCGTGAAAATGATATATGACAATGTGTTTCGCTGCCAGATCAGGAGAATCCCTTTCCTGAAATCATGTTGTGATGCTCCACTGTGTGACTTTATAAATAGTTGTAAAGTCTTCACCTGGTTCCGGTGTATGAGAGTATTTGGTCAACTAATCTTGTTGTGTCTACTAGCTGTCCCATGGATTATCCGACTGATTGTGTATTACACATACGAGTCCGACATAACAGAAGAGAAACGGCAAGCTGCTGAACGCTTGAAAACTGGAATGCCGTTTGACCGCAGCTTTATACTGTATTTTACCCCACTCCACTGGATATTTCTTGTAGTATATACAATTGTCCTGATTGATTTCTTTGTATATGGAATCCTCAAACAATCTATGAAAAGTCAGTTAAAGTTCATTCTGAGAAATTCGTTGCAAGGTATGCATGGAAGGTCTAATTTTAGTGCCTATGGGTGGACGATTGCCCTTGCACTTCTCCCCTTCAAGAGATTTGGATTACTTGGTTTTCTTCTGGTTCCACTATACTGGATCCTCCCCCTGCCTATTGTGATCCCCCTTCTGGCTTTCTACACATTCCCAGCTCTTAATTTCAGCATCCGACTCTTCATATTTGTTTGTCCCCATAGCGTTGTCAACTCGTTCAAGAAACTGTTTAATTTCATGAAGCGAacattacatttgaagaatatAGATGACGAGGAGTTTCGGGGAAAAGATGAAATGTCAACAACCAAACTTTTCATTCATCTCTTTATGATAATCATATGCCTCACATCCTTCTGGTCCCTTACGTTCCTGCTGATGGAGTGCCTGTCATTCTTTGTGGAAGTTGGAGTGTACACTCTCATGGGCATCATTGTGAATTCCCTAGCCACTATGAAATATGTTACTGTAGTATTTCTCATAGGATTGTATGCTAAAACGTCCTTTAATGAAGTATACGAGAAGTATCTGGCCTACCACAAGGTCATCAGAGGTCAGTTGCTCACCATGAAACAcgatgaaatgaaaattgtagGTAGAGTTGATGCTGATGTGCAGGAAAACACAGCGTTCCGCGTCCAGAGCTCCGATGTTGCTGGTGGAAGCTCTTCAGGATTTGGACTAGACATGAAGGATGGAAGTCTAAGATGGAAGACAAAGGGTCTTCTTGTGTTCCTCAACAACGTGGATCGTTCCTTCACACCAGAAAAGTTCTTCTTTGAGACAATAAAAATGAATCACGATGGTTGCCCTGGGAAATTGTGGAAGAATACCTTAGCTGCATTTAACAGCTTCATGAAGATCATGGTGTTCCTACTTTTTGTAGTGCTTGTGGTGCTTGCCTTTGGAACCCAGCTCTCCACCACAAACCAGATGCTGGCTACTTTGGCGGGAGGATTTATTCCTTTTGTGTTTAGGAAGTTCTTTGCGAGTGGCTCTGGCTCATTCACCGTTGATACAGAGAACATTCAGTTTCTGTCAGAATTCAACAGAACCATCGCAAACTATACACAGAAATGGGCTGTTGCTGATAGAAACCTCACGGTTTCAACTGATCAGATGTATCCCACAAAGACGGAAGGAGGTGTAGCCGAAGATGTGGGTAACGACAACGcgaacatgggacacactgagGAGACTGAGGGCACTTCAACACTAACTGACAGACACGTCGACGTAATAGTAATAATGGATTCCAACAACGACGTTGTGTTGGAGCACGTCGATATTGAGATGCGAGAGTCAAAGTTTGATAAAGAATCGTGTTAA